The following coding sequences are from one Shewanella eurypsychrophilus window:
- a CDS encoding flagellar motor switch protein FliG — MDNLDQAAMLLLSMGEKGAAQVMAHLDRNDVQHLSHKMARLSSITQQEAEAVLGRFFMRYQEQSGIARASRSYLQKTLDMALGDQVAKSLIDSIYGDEIKTLVKRLEWVEPQLLAREITNEHSQLQAVLLGLLPPESAAQVLHSLPEDGQDEVLVRIAQLGELDRDVVDELRQLVERCMLIAMEKSHTQVAGIRQVADILNRYEGDREQLMEMIKLHDRQLASNVADNMFDFIILGRQKPETLQEIMAIVPPEMLALALKGIDQDLKGTLLDALPKRMSSAIETQVDAIGAVPLSQAIAARKEIMELAKQMMDDGDIELQLFEEQVVE; from the coding sequence ATGGATAACCTAGATCAGGCAGCCATGCTACTGCTTAGCATGGGAGAAAAAGGTGCTGCGCAGGTGATGGCTCACCTTGATAGAAATGATGTCCAACACTTAAGTCATAAGATGGCTCGCCTATCGAGTATTACTCAGCAAGAAGCTGAAGCGGTACTTGGTCGCTTCTTTATGCGATATCAAGAGCAATCCGGCATCGCTAGAGCGTCACGTTCCTATCTGCAAAAAACCTTAGATATGGCACTGGGTGATCAGGTAGCAAAAAGCCTGATCGACAGTATCTATGGTGATGAGATCAAAACCTTAGTCAAGCGCCTTGAATGGGTTGAGCCACAACTGTTGGCTAGAGAGATCACTAACGAACATAGCCAGCTTCAAGCCGTACTTCTAGGTTTGCTTCCTCCTGAAAGCGCAGCCCAGGTGCTCCACAGTCTTCCAGAAGACGGACAAGATGAAGTCTTAGTGCGCATCGCTCAGCTAGGTGAGTTAGATCGCGATGTGGTTGATGAGCTAAGGCAACTCGTCGAGCGCTGCATGTTAATTGCCATGGAAAAGAGTCACACTCAGGTGGCAGGTATCCGTCAAGTTGCGGATATTCTCAATCGATACGAAGGCGATCGAGAGCAGTTAATGGAGATGATCAAACTCCACGACCGACAACTCGCCAGCAATGTAGCCGATAACATGTTCGACTTCATTATTTTGGGTCGCCAAAAGCCCGAGACCCTGCAAGAAATTATGGCAATCGTTCCGCCAGAGATGCTGGCACTTGCGCTCAAAGGCATAGATCAAGATCTTAAGGGCACCCTACTCGACGCTCTGCCAAAACGCATGTCTTCAGCCATCGAAACTCAAGTGGATGCCATTGGTGCAGTGCCTCTCAGCCAAGCAATCGCTGCGCGCAAAGAGATCATGGAGCTTGCCAAACAGATGATGGATGACGGTGACATTGAGCTACAACTATTTGAAGAGCAAGTCGTAGAGTAA
- the fliF gene encoding flagellar basal-body MS-ring/collar protein FliF, producing the protein MSTTLAQPSPAITDVSEKNDILSDLKAKWKQFNQGDKQVLILAILASAVACVIVLLLWTASQGYRPLYGHQEKVETSQIIEVLEAEGIKYRLEANTGLVLVQEDKLGKARMVLAARGVKARVPSGMESLDNSTIGTSQFMEQAKYRHSLEGELSRTIMALNTVRTARVHLAIPKRTLFIRQQPELPSASVMLDLYAGSNIQANQIEAIANLVASSVTGMTPERVQIVDQEGNHLSSGIAMNQDITQARDRQLKYTQELEQSLINRASSMLSPVLGQDNFQVQIAAQVNFNQVEETRESLDPQTVMSQEKQSSNETNSSMAMGIPGALSNQPPTANAEDNDNARRNLNQQESRQFEIGRSVRHTRYQQMQLENLSVSVLLNNQAAGETGWSETQVSQLGIMVKDAIGFTAARGDQFSINSFDFVPVHTAVFEPMPWWQTEGYQAYLRYFIGGLLGFGLILFVLRPLVSHLTRTTEHSSNEESPVAELDAPMAEQLTNTVQSGNSQALADQLMGLGNETSNSDWLSNQGLPAPESPLTVKMEHLSLLANQEPARVAEVIAHWIGDNENEK; encoded by the coding sequence ATGTCTACAACTCTTGCTCAACCGAGCCCAGCTATCACAGATGTCAGCGAAAAAAATGACATACTTTCAGACCTGAAGGCTAAGTGGAAGCAGTTTAATCAGGGCGATAAGCAAGTGCTAATTTTGGCAATTCTTGCCAGTGCCGTAGCCTGTGTCATCGTACTTCTACTCTGGACGGCTAGCCAAGGATATCGCCCACTCTATGGTCATCAGGAAAAAGTTGAAACCTCTCAGATCATCGAAGTGCTAGAAGCAGAAGGAATAAAGTATCGCTTAGAGGCCAACACGGGACTGGTTTTAGTTCAAGAGGATAAACTAGGTAAAGCACGTATGGTACTCGCAGCCCGGGGCGTGAAAGCGCGCGTACCATCTGGAATGGAATCACTCGATAACTCAACCATCGGCACCAGCCAGTTTATGGAACAAGCAAAGTATCGCCATAGCCTTGAGGGGGAGTTATCAAGAACCATTATGGCGCTAAATACTGTACGAACAGCCAGAGTACATCTTGCCATTCCTAAGCGGACGCTATTTATTCGTCAACAACCAGAGCTTCCTTCAGCCTCTGTCATGCTGGACCTTTATGCAGGCAGTAACATTCAAGCAAATCAGATAGAAGCTATAGCAAATCTTGTTGCCAGCAGCGTAACAGGTATGACACCTGAGCGTGTACAGATTGTCGACCAGGAGGGTAACCACCTCAGCTCTGGTATTGCGATGAATCAAGACATCACTCAAGCCAGAGACAGGCAACTCAAATATACGCAAGAGCTAGAGCAAAGCTTAATTAATAGAGCCTCCAGCATGCTATCTCCAGTACTTGGACAGGATAACTTTCAGGTACAAATTGCCGCTCAAGTTAATTTTAATCAGGTCGAAGAGACCCGAGAGTCTCTCGATCCCCAAACTGTTATGTCTCAAGAGAAACAAAGCTCTAATGAGACCAATTCAAGTATGGCAATGGGCATTCCTGGTGCGCTAAGCAATCAGCCACCTACCGCAAATGCTGAGGATAACGACAACGCTCGCCGTAATCTGAACCAGCAGGAAAGTCGGCAGTTTGAAATTGGCCGTTCGGTCAGGCATACCCGTTATCAGCAGATGCAGCTCGAAAACCTGTCTGTCTCGGTGCTACTCAATAATCAAGCTGCCGGTGAAACTGGCTGGAGTGAAACTCAAGTATCACAACTCGGTATTATGGTAAAAGATGCTATCGGCTTTACCGCTGCCCGTGGTGATCAATTCAGTATCAACAGCTTCGACTTTGTGCCTGTTCATACCGCTGTATTTGAACCTATGCCATGGTGGCAAACCGAAGGCTACCAAGCATACCTTAGGTACTTTATCGGCGGGTTACTCGGGTTTGGCTTAATCCTTTTTGTATTAAGACCACTAGTATCACATCTCACCCGAACAACAGAGCACAGCAGTAATGAGGAGTCACCAGTTGCTGAACTGGACGCCCCTATGGCTGAACAGCTAACTAACACTGTCCAATCAGGCAATTCACAAGCTCTAGCCGATCAGCTAATGGGGCTAGGTAATGAAACTTCCAACAGTGATTGGCTCAGTAATCAAGGTTTACCGGCACCAGAATCACCGCTCACTGTGAAGATGGAACACCTGAGTTTATTAGCCAACCAGGAACCAGCTCGCGTAGCTGAAGTCATCGCTCACTGGATTGGTGATAACGAAAATGAAAAGTAA
- the fliE gene encoding flagellar hook-basal body complex protein FliE: MSNSTMISPQSMMSTLSIHTEMAKGAIKIPQNPRDLGVHSPSFTELMESKVAAVNTDQNHSSALMRAVDGGESDDLVGAMVASQKASLSFSTMIQIRNRLVQAFDEVMKMPV, encoded by the coding sequence ATGTCGAACTCGACCATGATTAGCCCTCAGTCGATGATGAGTACCTTAAGTATTCATACTGAAATGGCCAAAGGTGCCATTAAGATCCCTCAAAATCCCAGAGATCTTGGTGTGCACTCTCCCTCCTTCACAGAACTAATGGAGAGCAAGGTCGCGGCAGTGAATACAGATCAAAATCATTCCTCTGCGCTAATGCGTGCCGTCGATGGAGGGGAAAGTGACGATCTGGTGGGTGCTATGGTTGCTTCACAAAAAGCTAGCCTCTCTTTTTCCACCATGATTCAGATAAGAAATCGACTGGTTCAAGCCTTCGATGAGGTCATGAAGATGCCCGTTTAA
- a CDS encoding sigma-54 interaction domain-containing protein: MTSNDIRLIDASLPDNSLSQLTLLGFETWHSGATTPWLTMINLSDCKNSEVAARLSQFPGKNQVALLAPEQTELATTAMQLGVQDYLLLPLENEQICSLVQRLRRLEQPDAELVVVSPVSRQLMMLAHRAASTEATVLLTGESGTGKEPLARYIHRHSTRATKPFIAVNCAAIPESILESILFGHNKGAFTGATSDQPGKFELANGGTLLLDEIGEMPVQVQAKLLRVLQEREVERLGGHKSIPLDIRIIASTNRDLRKAVQSGNFREDLFYRLDVLPLKILPLRERREDILPLAAHFLLRYQHLAAGQSCYFSDQAKLRLTSHCWPGNVRELENTIQRALVMRRGQALQACELGIEGEPSLIDETRVQSEHGLKASKKHAEFQYILDTLRKFNGHRSQSAQALGMTTRALRYKLAQMREEGIDIEQALGKAA, translated from the coding sequence ATGACTTCTAATGACATCAGGCTGATCGATGCAAGCCTACCTGACAACAGTCTCTCTCAATTAACACTTCTGGGTTTTGAGACTTGGCACTCAGGTGCCACCACTCCCTGGCTTACCATGATTAATCTATCTGATTGTAAAAACTCAGAGGTTGCAGCTAGGTTGTCTCAATTTCCCGGGAAAAATCAGGTTGCTTTGTTAGCACCGGAACAGACTGAGCTAGCAACCACAGCGATGCAGTTAGGTGTACAAGACTATTTGCTGCTCCCTCTTGAAAACGAACAGATCTGTTCACTTGTTCAAAGACTTAGGCGCTTAGAGCAGCCCGATGCCGAGCTGGTCGTTGTCTCTCCTGTCAGTCGCCAACTCATGATGCTTGCCCACAGAGCAGCATCAACAGAAGCTACCGTATTGCTAACTGGCGAAAGCGGCACAGGGAAAGAGCCTTTAGCTCGCTATATTCACCGCCACTCTACACGCGCAACCAAGCCGTTTATCGCAGTCAACTGCGCGGCAATTCCTGAGAGTATTCTTGAGTCAATTTTATTTGGCCATAACAAGGGCGCATTTACCGGAGCCACTAGCGATCAACCTGGAAAGTTTGAACTCGCTAATGGCGGCACACTACTACTCGATGAGATTGGCGAGATGCCAGTACAGGTACAAGCGAAACTGCTAAGGGTCTTACAGGAGAGAGAAGTTGAACGTTTAGGGGGTCACAAGTCTATTCCTCTGGATATTCGTATTATAGCCTCAACCAATCGAGATCTGAGGAAAGCGGTTCAATCCGGTAATTTCCGAGAAGACCTTTTCTATCGACTCGATGTGCTCCCACTGAAAATATTGCCACTTAGAGAGCGGCGCGAAGATATTCTGCCCTTAGCTGCTCATTTCTTACTGAGATACCAACATCTGGCAGCCGGGCAATCTTGCTATTTCAGTGATCAAGCTAAGCTACGACTGACCTCTCACTGCTGGCCGGGTAACGTTCGAGAGCTTGAAAATACCATTCAAAGAGCATTAGTCATGAGAAGAGGGCAAGCACTTCAAGCTTGTGAGCTCGGTATTGAGGGAGAGCCCAGCCTTATCGATGAGACTCGAGTTCAGAGTGAACATGGCTTAAAAGCCTCAAAGAAACACGCAGAGTTCCAATATATCTTAGATACCCTGAGAAAGTTCAATGGTCATCGTAGTCAAAGTGCCCAAGCACTTGGTATGACAACCAGAGCCTTGAGATACAAGCTAGCTCAAATGAGAGAAGAGGGAATTGATATAGAGCAGGCACTAGGCAAAGCAGCATAA
- a CDS encoding OmpA family protein, producing the protein MKSPAHILIFSLLISLVISNSAIANTTRYQTPFEQAHWSFEGDLFSCQIEHNIDGFGNIKLKALPGEKLSIELNADWLDADGITTDFHVVSPSWKSTGDTIFAEAKLLWHGNKATSQLNIDPFLEALEQGLAWQTEINTEHGHSYQVNSSPVNTKQVANKFKQCRYQLLPKPFSYVRRVDLYFPSGSSQVTVNHEADLNAIVRYVHADPSITQILVDAHSDNTGERLANLVLSKDRADEVASRLVEMGLSVKMVQPRHHGARSPNVSNNTLAGRDKNRRVTVRLIKSSPNRVAESKKEVKHDF; encoded by the coding sequence TTGAAATCACCAGCTCATATATTAATCTTTTCACTGTTGATTAGCCTTGTCATTTCTAATAGTGCAATAGCAAATACTACTCGCTATCAAACACCATTTGAGCAAGCCCATTGGAGCTTTGAAGGGGATCTATTCTCTTGTCAGATAGAACATAATATCGATGGATTCGGGAACATAAAATTGAAAGCGCTTCCAGGCGAAAAGCTGAGCATTGAGCTTAACGCAGACTGGCTAGACGCCGACGGGATCACCACAGATTTTCACGTAGTATCACCTTCGTGGAAGAGCACAGGTGATACTATTTTTGCTGAAGCTAAGTTGCTCTGGCATGGGAACAAAGCCACCAGCCAGCTAAATATAGATCCATTTTTAGAAGCCCTTGAACAAGGGTTAGCTTGGCAAACAGAGATCAACACAGAACACGGACATAGTTATCAAGTGAATAGCAGCCCAGTTAACACCAAACAGGTCGCTAATAAATTTAAACAATGCAGATACCAACTCTTACCTAAACCGTTTTCATATGTACGTCGTGTTGACCTCTATTTTCCATCGGGTTCCAGCCAGGTAACGGTTAACCATGAAGCCGATCTCAATGCGATAGTGAGATACGTTCATGCCGATCCATCAATTACCCAAATACTGGTTGATGCCCACTCCGATAACACAGGTGAGCGGTTAGCTAACCTAGTGTTAAGTAAGGACAGGGCCGATGAAGTTGCTTCTCGACTTGTAGAGATGGGGCTCTCAGTGAAAATGGTCCAGCCTCGTCACCATGGTGCTCGCTCTCCAAATGTGTCAAATAATACCCTAGCAGGTAGAGACAAAAATCGACGTGTCACAGTACGCCTGATCAAGTCATCCCCAAACAGAGTGGCAGAGTCCAAGAAAGAGGTTAAGCATGACTTCTAA
- a CDS encoding FliM/FliN family flagellar motor switch protein, protein MKTTSKARLLKFSQCKKVRPVALIQEKLARSRLLIQVESCQRTVLDAVNCVLNPIIRQGHHALTCISQQEASVPIEPDGNHAWFRLSYHGTMLAWWRIDRCTLDQLASGYYGSLATPLKSPLRSPSQSEFRLARKLMLAALKVLPITELDEEAIELELVFNNTPIDAPINWSLSFAKGQMTSPILFCMTEYLLGLMSEQPSLYLATPELSEQLAQRLKQIPLKISLELGRQNTPVNSLNGLKVGDVLPMNLHSRCPVTVGKRPLFYAAVHTHEGQMVAKLTQDIFVQDDGGSC, encoded by the coding sequence ATGAAAACAACTTCGAAGGCAAGGTTACTTAAGTTTAGTCAGTGTAAAAAAGTGAGACCTGTTGCTTTAATTCAGGAGAAACTTGCGAGAAGCCGCTTATTGATACAAGTTGAATCTTGTCAGAGAACAGTTTTAGATGCGGTTAATTGTGTGCTTAACCCAATAATTCGCCAAGGTCACCATGCTTTAACCTGCATTTCACAGCAAGAAGCCAGCGTGCCCATTGAGCCTGATGGAAATCATGCTTGGTTTAGACTTAGTTACCATGGAACTATGTTGGCTTGGTGGCGAATTGACCGCTGTACATTAGATCAATTAGCGAGTGGTTACTACGGCAGTTTAGCCACCCCACTCAAGTCGCCACTGCGTTCACCTAGTCAGTCAGAGTTTAGATTAGCTAGAAAGCTGATGCTTGCAGCCCTCAAGGTGCTACCAATTACCGAATTGGATGAGGAGGCGATAGAATTAGAACTCGTTTTCAATAACACGCCCATTGATGCACCTATTAATTGGTCTCTCAGTTTTGCCAAAGGGCAGATGACTTCGCCAATTCTATTCTGCATGACTGAGTATCTGCTTGGACTCATGTCTGAGCAGCCTAGCCTCTATCTGGCTACCCCCGAACTCTCTGAACAATTGGCGCAAAGGCTAAAACAGATCCCACTGAAAATTTCACTCGAGCTTGGACGGCAAAACACGCCTGTCAACTCACTTAATGGATTGAAAGTAGGAGATGTTCTGCCAATGAATCTTCATTCTAGATGCCCGGTGACCGTTGGGAAAAGGCCACTTTTTTATGCTGCAGTGCATACCCATGAGGGGCAGATGGTGGCTAAGTTAACCCAAGATATTTTCGTGCAAGATGATGGCGGTAGCTGCTGA
- the fliN gene encoding flagellar motor switch protein FliN translates to MSEQTLLQDEDFLLDDNLFDEGFKEEEIVKAKPIKDISFFHQLPVQVTLELASAEMSLGELSRMGEGDVVALDRMVGEPLDIRVNGALLGRGEVVEVNGRYGVRLLEVEAISLTGAND, encoded by the coding sequence ATGTCAGAACAAACACTGCTTCAAGATGAAGATTTTTTATTGGATGACAACCTGTTTGATGAGGGGTTTAAGGAAGAGGAGATTGTAAAGGCTAAGCCAATTAAAGATATCTCGTTTTTTCATCAGTTGCCTGTTCAAGTTACCTTGGAACTAGCTAGCGCTGAGATGTCATTAGGCGAGCTGTCGCGAATGGGAGAGGGAGATGTTGTTGCACTCGATCGTATGGTCGGAGAGCCTTTAGATATTCGGGTGAATGGTGCGCTGCTTGGAAGGGGGGAGGTCGTTGAAGTTAATGGCCGTTATGGTGTCCGCCTGCTAGAGGTCGAAGCGATCAGTCTTACCGGAGCGAATGACTGA
- the fliP gene encoding flagellar type III secretion system pore protein FliP (The bacterial flagellar biogenesis protein FliP forms a type III secretion system (T3SS)-type pore required for flagellar assembly.), producing the protein MFRALLLIALLFVPAAFANDGLTLFTLNDGDQSQTVNIKLEILALMTVLSFLPALLMMLTSFTRIIIVLGILRQALGLQQSPPNKVLVGLTLVLTIFIMRPVGQDIYDQAYLPYDQGVIELNEAVAIGEKPLRKFMLAQTRETDLEQMLKIADEPVTLTADEVPFFVLMPAFVLSELKTAFQIGFLLFLPFLVIDLVVASVLMSMGMMMLSPLIISLPFKLMVFVLVDGWSMTVGTLVSSFG; encoded by the coding sequence ATGTTCCGTGCCTTGCTGCTTATTGCATTACTTTTTGTCCCAGCGGCTTTTGCCAATGATGGGCTTACACTGTTCACCCTTAATGATGGCGATCAGAGTCAGACTGTCAATATCAAGCTAGAGATACTGGCGCTAATGACAGTGCTCAGTTTCTTACCTGCTTTACTGATGATGCTAACCAGCTTTACTCGAATTATTATCGTGTTGGGTATTTTACGTCAGGCGCTTGGTTTGCAGCAGAGCCCGCCAAATAAGGTGCTAGTGGGACTCACCTTAGTGCTCACCATTTTCATCATGAGACCGGTTGGTCAAGACATCTATGACCAGGCTTATCTTCCTTACGACCAAGGAGTGATAGAGCTCAATGAGGCAGTTGCCATTGGCGAGAAGCCACTGAGAAAGTTCATGCTGGCACAAACTCGTGAGACAGATCTTGAGCAGATGCTAAAAATAGCCGATGAGCCAGTGACCTTAACTGCCGATGAGGTGCCCTTCTTTGTACTTATGCCAGCGTTTGTTTTAAGCGAGCTTAAAACGGCATTCCAGATTGGCTTTTTACTCTTCTTACCATTCTTGGTGATCGACTTAGTGGTAGCCAGTGTGTTGATGTCTATGGGAATGATGATGTTATCGCCCTTGATTATCTCTTTGCCGTTCAAATTGATGGTATTTGTGCTTGTTGATGGCTGGTCTATGACGGTAGGCACTTTAGTGTCTAGCTTTGGTTAG
- the fliQ gene encoding flagellar biosynthesis protein FliQ, whose product MDVNELTSLFADAIFLVVSMVAVLVVPSLLVGLLIAVFQAATQVNEQTLSFLPRLVLTLLMVLFAGPWILQQISDLFNRLFMNIPHIIG is encoded by the coding sequence ATGGATGTCAATGAACTGACCTCTCTGTTTGCCGATGCGATATTTTTAGTGGTCTCTATGGTGGCGGTACTTGTGGTGCCAAGCTTGTTAGTGGGTTTATTGATTGCTGTCTTTCAAGCGGCGACTCAGGTCAATGAACAGACGTTAAGTTTCTTGCCTAGATTAGTGCTTACATTATTGATGGTGCTGTTTGCAGGTCCCTGGATTTTGCAGCAGATTTCCGATCTGTTTAACCGACTGTTTATGAACATTCCCCATATTATTGGTTAG